A genome region from Schistocerca nitens isolate TAMUIC-IGC-003100 chromosome 4, iqSchNite1.1, whole genome shotgun sequence includes the following:
- the LOC126252678 gene encoding zinc finger protein 671-like, producing the protein MDSIFLCNRCGRSYSAKSSLVRHQKYGCDDIRRFICSLCGKKFKRCDTLSEHVKEDAVYLIKNSYKISKTPFVNLDTIYTLNSLHYVVYVSTFLCNRCGRSYSTKGSLVRHQKYDCGDIRQFVCSLCGKKFKRSHTLSEHVKGIGELEWHVKLCLLMKVPIQIRKKNENNELQINNQLNVNCSQNNKILGKIVCEVILAFIWKVLFENKLQNQKWAFIYSRKYTQRHILIEPWCLFSNAEDKNQQRKKESGNERKEVTQYSK; encoded by the exons ATGGATA GTATATTCCTATGCAATCGCTGTGGACGCTCATATTCAGCAAAAAGCAGTCTCGTCAGACATCAGAAATATGGCTGTGATGATATTCGTCGATTTATTTGCTCATTGTGTGGAAAGAAGTTTAAGCGGTGTGACACACTGTCTGAACATGTCAAGG AGGATGCTGTTTACCTCATAAAAAATTCTTACAAAATATCAAAAACTCCTTTTGTGAACCTTGATACCATTTATACATTAAACTCACTTCATTATGTTGTTTATGTAA GTACATTTTTATGCAATCGCTGTGGTCGCTCATATTCAACAAAAGGCAGTCTCGTCAGGCATCAGAAGTATGACTGTGGTGATATTCGTCAATTTGTTTGCTCATTGTGTGGAAAGAAGTTTAAGCGGAGCCACACCCTGTCTGAACATGTCAAGG GCATTGGTGAATTGGAATGGCATGTTAAGTTGTGCTTGTTAATGAAGGTCCCAATTCAGATAAGGAAGAAAAATGAG aacaatgaactacaaattaaTAATCAGCTAAATGTAAATTGCTCTCAGAATAATAAGATTTTAGGAAAGATAGTATGTGAAGTAATTTTGGCATTTATATGGAAAGTGTTgtttgaaaacaaattgcaaaaccaaaAATGGGCATTTATTTACTCTAGGA AATATACTCAAAGACATATACTCATTGAACCATGGTGCCTTTTCTCCAATGCAGAAGACAAAAACCAGCAACGAAAGAAAGAAAGTGGAAATGAGAGGAAAGAGGTTACTCAGTACTCAAAGTAA